In Chitinophaga sp. HK235, a single window of DNA contains:
- a CDS encoding rhodanese-like domain-containing protein yields the protein MQNITKEELKQRIDNGEHVNILDVREPNERAEFNIGGFHIPLGLVQTMQIDEIEHLKDEEVVVYCRSGNRSGQACMLLETMGFTNVKNLVGGMLAWNQ from the coding sequence ATGCAAAATATCACAAAGGAAGAACTGAAACAGCGGATAGATAACGGTGAGCACGTGAACATCCTGGACGTCCGTGAACCAAATGAACGTGCCGAGTTCAATATCGGTGGTTTCCATATTCCGCTGGGCCTCGTGCAGACTATGCAGATAGACGAAATTGAACACCTGAAAGACGAAGAAGTCGTTGTATACTGCCGCAGCGGCAACCGCAGCGGACAAGCCTGCATGCTGCTCGAAACCATGGGCTTTACCAACGTAAAGAACCTGGTTGGTGGTATGCTCGCCTGGAACCAATAA
- a CDS encoding 4Fe-4S dicluster domain-containing protein, translated as MAIKITDECINCGACEPECPNNAIYEGGVEWALSDGTTVKGTYTLMDGSQMDADQRNAPISVDTYYIVPNKCTECQGFHEEPQCAAVCPVDCCVPDEMYQETVDELMAKKEKLHL; from the coding sequence ATGGCAATTAAGATAACAGATGAATGTATAAATTGTGGCGCCTGCGAACCGGAATGTCCCAATAATGCAATCTATGAAGGCGGTGTGGAATGGGCACTTTCTGATGGTACCACAGTGAAAGGTACGTATACCCTGATGGACGGAAGCCAGATGGACGCTGACCAGCGGAATGCCCCGATCAGCGTGGACACATACTATATAGTACCGAATAAATGTACTGAATGCCAGGGTTTCCACGAAGAACCACAGTGTGCGGCTGTTTGCCCGGTTGACTGCTGCGTTCCTGACGAAATGTACCAGGAAACAGTAGATGAGCTGATGGCAAAAAAAGAAAAACTGCACCTCTAA
- a CDS encoding acyl-CoA reductase yields MNIAEKEAALVRLGQYLAGNSPELEAVKERAYLANGWFTPAFINQSIRNICQYYLDPEALQRWLGQYPAAALEREPQKVGIVVAGNIPLVGFHDWLCGFVSGHHVKMKLSSKDEVLMRHILEKMAEWYPEQAQQTEIMDMLKNCDAYIATGSNNSARYFNYYFSKYPHIIRHNRTSAAILTGRESAAELEALADDIMLYFGLGCRNVTKVMVPEAYDFEPLLNALRKYDYLADHHKYKNNYDYNLALFLLNSSHYLTNGSILLHEAASLFSPLSVLHYGYYKDIQQLKADMATEPDLQCLVGQQFTPFGQAQQPSLSDYADGVDTLAFLLEL; encoded by the coding sequence ATGAATATAGCAGAAAAAGAAGCAGCGTTGGTACGCCTGGGCCAGTATCTGGCAGGCAACAGTCCGGAATTGGAAGCAGTAAAGGAGCGTGCTTATCTCGCCAATGGCTGGTTTACACCTGCATTTATTAATCAATCCATCCGGAATATCTGTCAATACTACCTGGATCCCGAAGCCCTGCAGCGCTGGCTTGGGCAATACCCTGCCGCCGCCCTGGAAAGGGAGCCCCAAAAGGTGGGTATCGTAGTGGCTGGCAATATTCCCCTGGTAGGCTTCCACGACTGGCTCTGCGGGTTTGTCAGCGGCCATCACGTAAAAATGAAATTATCTTCCAAAGACGAGGTGCTCATGCGCCATATCCTGGAAAAAATGGCAGAATGGTACCCTGAACAGGCCCAGCAGACCGAAATAATGGATATGCTGAAAAATTGTGACGCCTATATCGCCACCGGCAGCAACAATTCGGCCCGTTACTTCAACTACTACTTCTCCAAATACCCCCATATCATCCGGCATAACCGCACTTCCGCGGCTATCCTTACCGGCCGGGAAAGCGCTGCCGAACTGGAAGCCCTGGCAGACGATATCATGCTGTATTTTGGTCTGGGCTGCCGTAACGTAACCAAAGTAATGGTGCCTGAAGCGTATGATTTTGAGCCATTGCTCAACGCCCTCCGCAAATACGATTACCTGGCCGATCATCACAAATACAAGAACAACTACGACTATAACCTGGCCCTGTTCCTGCTCAACAGCAGCCATTATCTGACCAACGGCAGCATATTGCTCCATGAGGCAGCTTCCCTGTTCTCCCCCCTCAGTGTCCTGCACTACGGATATTATAAGGATATACAGCAGCTGAAGGCTGACATGGCCACCGAACCGGATCTGCAATGCCTGGTAGGACAACAGTTTACTCCCTTCGGGCAAGCCCAGCAACCTTCCCTGTCTGACTATGCAGACGGTGTGGACACGCTGGCTTTTCTCCTGGAACTATAG
- a CDS encoding LytTR family DNA-binding domain-containing protein encodes MSNIKAAIVDDEVRNIHILRNILENYCKDVTVVGEAQNINEAAEMIKNNPIDVLFLDIEMPPHNGFQLLEMFPVLNFEVIFITAFQEYALQAIKFAALDYLLKPIKVSEVEDALEKVKKSKKGRLNELASILKDYVKNNDNAFSKIVIPVNDGYNVIDLKDIIYCEAFDSYTKIQLINNVSHLISKSLKEYEEMLSDKGFYRVHKSFLINIHHIVKIIKGLGTAVVMSDQKNIPISSRKKDEFFTQLKGVINL; translated from the coding sequence ATGAGTAATATAAAAGCTGCCATTGTAGACGATGAAGTCCGCAACATTCATATTTTGCGCAATATTTTGGAAAACTACTGTAAAGATGTTACGGTAGTTGGAGAAGCGCAGAATATTAATGAGGCGGCAGAAATGATTAAAAATAACCCCATTGATGTGCTGTTCCTGGATATTGAAATGCCTCCGCACAATGGGTTTCAGTTGCTGGAAATGTTCCCTGTACTGAATTTTGAGGTCATTTTTATCACTGCGTTCCAGGAATACGCTTTACAGGCTATCAAATTTGCCGCGCTGGACTATCTGCTGAAACCTATTAAGGTGAGTGAGGTGGAAGATGCCCTGGAAAAGGTAAAGAAAAGCAAAAAGGGCCGTCTCAACGAACTGGCCTCCATTCTGAAAGATTACGTTAAAAACAACGATAACGCCTTCTCCAAGATAGTTATCCCGGTCAATGACGGGTATAATGTGATCGACCTGAAAGATATTATCTATTGCGAAGCATTTGACAGTTATACCAAAATCCAGTTGATCAACAACGTTTCCCACCTGATTTCCAAATCACTGAAGGAATATGAGGAAATGCTGTCCGACAAGGGATTCTACCGCGTACACAAGTCTTTCCTGATCAATATTCACCATATCGTTAAGATTATCAAGGGACTGGGAACAGCCGTGGTAATGAGCGATCAGAAAAATATCCCGATTTCTTCCCGTAAAAAAGACGAGTTCTTTACCCAGCTGAAAGGGGTGATCAACCTGTAA
- a CDS encoding type 1 glutamine amidotransferase — MHPIKNKWKVAVLDMYEGVPNEGMRCIREILVQYAAMHALDLQFDEFEVRLQQQVPDTSYDIYISTGGPGSPVDSEGSAWEQKYFSLIEALLTWNRTAEQKKPAFFICHSYQIMCRYYRIGNVCKRKSPAFGVFPVHKTNAGLREKVFSALPDPFYIVDSRNWQVIELNHQNLAAMGGQVLAIEKERPHVPLERATMAIRFNDHFIGTQFHPEADADGMHMYLLQEEKKKQVVDNHGMEKYNSMLEQLTDPDKIMLTHDRLITAFLDYAVYGELSDRLAAIEHLEQVPAHNDDENTFF, encoded by the coding sequence ATGCATCCAATCAAAAACAAGTGGAAAGTAGCTGTCCTGGATATGTATGAAGGTGTGCCCAACGAAGGCATGCGCTGTATCCGGGAAATACTGGTGCAATATGCAGCTATGCATGCACTGGACCTGCAATTTGATGAGTTTGAAGTAAGACTGCAGCAGCAGGTACCAGATACCTCCTACGATATCTACATCTCTACCGGCGGCCCTGGCAGCCCGGTAGACAGCGAAGGCAGCGCCTGGGAACAAAAATATTTCTCCCTTATAGAAGCATTGCTTACATGGAACCGTACCGCAGAACAGAAAAAGCCCGCCTTTTTTATCTGCCATTCCTACCAGATCATGTGCCGTTATTACAGGATCGGTAACGTCTGTAAGCGCAAATCCCCTGCCTTCGGGGTTTTTCCGGTACATAAAACCAATGCCGGCCTCCGCGAAAAAGTTTTCAGCGCCCTCCCCGATCCCTTTTATATCGTAGACAGCCGTAACTGGCAGGTGATAGAGCTGAACCATCAAAACCTCGCCGCTATGGGTGGTCAGGTGCTGGCAATTGAAAAAGAAAGGCCCCACGTACCGCTGGAACGCGCTACCATGGCCATCCGCTTCAATGATCATTTTATCGGCACCCAGTTCCATCCCGAAGCCGATGCAGATGGAATGCATATGTATCTTCTTCAGGAAGAAAAGAAAAAACAGGTGGTAGACAATCACGGCATGGAAAAATACAACAGCATGCTGGAACAACTCACCGATCCGGACAAGATCATGCTCACCCATGACCGCCTGATTACTGCATTTCTCGACTATGCCGTTTATGGCGAGCTGTCAGACAGACTGGCCGCTATCGAGCACCTGGAGCAGGTGCCCGCTCACAACGACGACGAAAACACCTTTTTCTAA
- a CDS encoding D-alanine--D-alanine ligase encodes MKKNIALVAGGYSGEYVISVQSAVTIEKNLDSSKYAVYKIIVTKQGWSYTAPDGSAHEIDKNDFSLNIGGNKIKFDAVFIGIHGTPGEDGRLQGYFEMLDIPYTSCGMVTSALTFNKSYCNKVVAALNVVNVAKSVHVFRDQPHDVNTILQQLRLPVFVKPAEGGSSIGMSKVKTAEELPAAIEKAFKEDNQVLIEEFIKGRELTIGLYRANGTLNVLPITEVVSSKEFFDYEAKYTPGVSNEITPAPVSDDITKLVQQTASSLYDGLNCKGITRIDFIYEEATGKLYFLEVNTMPGQSENSLVPQQVRAAGKTLQEFYGALLEECMKK; translated from the coding sequence ATGAAGAAGAATATAGCTTTGGTTGCCGGTGGATATTCCGGAGAATATGTAATATCCGTACAGAGCGCTGTAACGATAGAAAAGAACCTGGACAGCAGCAAATATGCTGTGTATAAGATTATTGTTACCAAACAGGGATGGAGCTATACTGCCCCTGATGGTTCGGCTCATGAAATTGATAAAAATGACTTCTCCCTGAATATAGGGGGTAACAAGATAAAATTTGATGCCGTGTTTATCGGTATCCACGGTACACCCGGAGAAGACGGCCGTCTGCAGGGCTATTTCGAAATGCTGGACATCCCTTACACCAGCTGCGGTATGGTTACCTCGGCGCTGACCTTCAACAAAAGCTATTGCAATAAGGTGGTAGCGGCCCTGAATGTGGTAAATGTGGCCAAATCCGTACACGTGTTCCGCGACCAGCCTCACGATGTGAATACCATCCTGCAGCAACTGCGTTTGCCCGTTTTCGTTAAACCGGCAGAAGGTGGCAGCAGCATCGGTATGTCTAAAGTGAAAACGGCGGAAGAGCTGCCGGCAGCCATAGAAAAGGCCTTTAAGGAAGACAACCAGGTACTGATAGAAGAATTTATTAAGGGAAGGGAGCTGACCATAGGCCTGTACCGCGCCAACGGCACCCTTAATGTACTGCCTATCACAGAAGTGGTGAGCAGCAAGGAGTTCTTCGATTATGAAGCGAAATATACACCAGGAGTGTCCAACGAAATTACACCTGCTCCTGTGTCCGACGATATTACCAAACTGGTGCAGCAAACAGCGTCTTCCTTGTATGATGGGCTGAATTGCAAAGGCATCACCAGGATCGATTTTATTTATGAAGAAGCTACCGGAAAACTGTATTTCCTGGAAGTTAATACCATGCCCGGCCAGTCTGAAAACAGCCTTGTGCCGCAGCAAGTAAGGGCCGCCGGTAAAACCCTGCAGGAGTTTTACGGCGCTCTCTTAGAAGAATGCATGAAAAAGTAA
- a CDS encoding RimK family alpha-L-glutamate ligase, translated as MKKIGILFGQENTFPQALADRINQINPPGIFAEFVTIDKVLQGADSGYAVIVDRISQDVPFYRAFLKNAATAGCAVINNPFWWSADDKFFNNALAEKIGVNVPRTVLLPSYSLPDNTTDKSFRNLIYPFDWNTIFNYIGFPAYMKPYDGGGWKHVYQVEDKDDFFRKHSETGQLVMMLQEEIDYSQYYRCYCIGGKDVRIMPYNPKNEPHQRYLSDFKGSTALMEQITQQVLALNQHLGYDFNTVEIAVRGEVPYAIDFCNPAPDADIHSIGAEHFEWVVETSARYAIERAMAQKPGKDNLTWGQFIRHRTPKKPAAAPTATKKVTGAPRKSSSEKEKSAGKKINGKSVASKKSNQKKNK; from the coding sequence ATGAAAAAAATTGGCATTTTATTCGGACAGGAAAACACGTTCCCACAGGCACTGGCAGACAGAATAAACCAGATCAACCCTCCCGGTATCTTTGCTGAGTTTGTGACCATCGATAAAGTATTACAGGGTGCCGATAGTGGTTATGCCGTTATTGTAGACAGGATCTCCCAGGACGTTCCTTTTTACCGTGCCTTCCTGAAAAATGCCGCCACTGCCGGTTGCGCCGTTATCAACAACCCATTCTGGTGGAGTGCCGACGATAAATTCTTTAACAATGCCCTGGCTGAGAAAATAGGCGTCAACGTGCCCCGCACCGTTTTACTGCCGTCCTATTCTCTGCCGGACAATACTACCGATAAGTCTTTCCGCAACCTCATCTATCCATTCGACTGGAATACCATCTTCAATTATATAGGTTTCCCTGCATACATGAAACCCTATGATGGCGGCGGATGGAAACATGTGTATCAGGTGGAAGACAAGGACGATTTTTTCCGCAAACACAGTGAAACAGGCCAGCTGGTCATGATGCTGCAGGAAGAAATTGATTACAGTCAATACTACCGTTGCTACTGCATCGGCGGTAAAGACGTACGTATCATGCCTTACAATCCAAAAAACGAGCCGCATCAGCGTTACCTGTCTGACTTCAAAGGCAGCACAGCACTGATGGAACAGATCACCCAACAGGTGCTGGCACTCAATCAGCATCTGGGCTACGACTTCAATACTGTAGAGATAGCAGTGCGGGGTGAAGTGCCTTACGCCATTGACTTTTGTAATCCCGCTCCTGATGCAGACATACACTCCATCGGAGCAGAACATTTTGAATGGGTGGTGGAAACCAGCGCCCGTTATGCCATTGAGCGGGCGATGGCTCAGAAACCAGGGAAAGACAACCTTACCTGGGGACAGTTCATCCGGCACCGTACCCCGAAAAAGCCTGCTGCAGCGCCAACAGCCACAAAAAAAGTCACCGGTGCTCCCAGGAAATCATCATCGGAGAAAGAAAAATCCGCTGGCAAAAAGATAAACGGGAAAAGTGTCGCTTCAAAAAAATCAAATCAAAAGAAAAATAAATGA
- a CDS encoding PASTA domain-containing protein produces the protein MFDFITKRSFAFNLLIVIAFFFVLALLFFSMLGIITKHGKHLTVPDVRGKNVKEAIAILEKEGFEADVRDSIYIDSIPPLSVWVQTPEKGAEVKVGRTIYLTVNKVVAPMVKMPDLEGLTFRSAEMMLKSMRLNVGDTIYKPDFATNTVLQQLLNGKRIKPGTPIAEGSNITLIISSGTGSIENPVPNFVGLTFAEAKETLSASNLSTGTIIVDPNVTDTANAYIIKQVPARKNEIGDYNMVRAGESVDLWLSATKPVKDSSQAQPVEQQ, from the coding sequence GTGTTTGACTTTATTACCAAGCGCTCCTTTGCATTTAACCTGTTGATAGTGATTGCCTTCTTTTTTGTGCTGGCGCTGTTGTTTTTTTCTATGCTGGGCATCATCACCAAACATGGGAAACATCTGACTGTACCTGACGTGCGGGGGAAAAATGTTAAAGAAGCAATTGCCATCCTGGAAAAGGAAGGATTTGAGGCAGATGTGAGAGATTCCATCTATATCGATAGTATCCCTCCGCTGTCTGTTTGGGTCCAGACTCCTGAAAAGGGCGCCGAGGTAAAAGTAGGCAGAACGATATACCTGACTGTCAACAAGGTAGTGGCCCCTATGGTGAAAATGCCTGATCTGGAAGGCCTCACTTTCCGCAGCGCGGAAATGATGCTTAAAAGCATGCGTCTCAACGTCGGCGATACCATCTACAAACCTGACTTTGCCACCAATACCGTGCTGCAGCAGCTGCTCAACGGTAAACGGATCAAACCCGGTACGCCTATCGCCGAAGGCAGCAATATCACGCTCATCATCAGCAGTGGCACCGGCAGCATCGAGAATCCTGTGCCTAACTTTGTAGGGCTTACCTTTGCAGAAGCAAAGGAAACACTGAGCGCCAGCAACCTCAGCACCGGGACTATCATCGTCGATCCCAACGTAACCGATACAGCCAATGCCTATATTATCAAGCAGGTACCTGCCCGCAAAAATGAAATAGGTGACTACAACATGGTGAGGGCCGGCGAAAGTGTGGACTTGTGGCTGTCTGCTACCAAACCCGTAAAGGACTCCTCCCAGGCACAACCCGTTGAACAACAGTAA
- a CDS encoding carboxylate-amine ligase produces the protein MFRAFTLGIEEEYMVMDPSTRELRSHEQKIVEQAHKVIRDQVKAEFHQAVVEVGTQICANVQEAREDVALLRRTITQIAGDLGFSIGASGTHPFSKWEKQLITDHPRYFEIVNEMQDAARSNLIFGMHVHVGMENREMAIHIANSVRYFLPHIFALSTNSPFWEGRNTGFKSFRTKVFDKFPRTGIPDYFSSIEEYDNYIKLLVKTNCIDNAKKVWWDLRVHPFFNTVEFRICDVPMTVDDTITLAGLFQAVCAKIYKLRMQNLNFILYNRALINENKWRASRYGIDGNLIDFGKEMEVNTRSLIYELLDFIDDVVDDLGSRDVINATARILANGTGADRQLKIFEETNDLVAVTDYIHGQFLKNF, from the coding sequence ATGTTCAGGGCCTTTACGCTGGGTATAGAAGAAGAATATATGGTGATGGACCCTAGTACCCGGGAACTCCGGTCCCATGAGCAAAAAATTGTGGAACAGGCCCATAAGGTAATACGGGACCAGGTAAAAGCAGAGTTTCACCAGGCCGTAGTAGAAGTGGGCACACAGATATGTGCCAATGTACAGGAAGCGCGGGAAGATGTGGCCCTGTTACGCCGCACCATCACCCAGATAGCCGGCGACCTGGGCTTCAGCATAGGTGCCTCTGGCACCCATCCCTTCAGCAAATGGGAAAAACAGCTGATCACCGACCATCCCCGTTATTTTGAGATCGTCAATGAAATGCAGGATGCAGCCCGGTCCAACCTGATCTTTGGAATGCATGTGCATGTAGGCATGGAGAACCGGGAGATGGCAATACATATCGCCAATTCCGTTCGTTATTTTCTGCCGCATATTTTTGCACTGAGTACCAACTCCCCTTTCTGGGAAGGCCGTAATACCGGCTTCAAATCCTTTCGTACCAAGGTTTTCGATAAATTCCCCCGTACCGGCATCCCCGATTATTTCAGCAGCATAGAAGAATATGACAACTATATCAAGCTGCTGGTAAAAACCAATTGCATCGACAACGCCAAAAAAGTATGGTGGGATCTGCGTGTGCATCCGTTCTTCAATACCGTGGAGTTCCGCATCTGCGATGTGCCGATGACGGTAGATGATACCATCACGCTGGCAGGACTGTTTCAGGCGGTATGTGCCAAGATCTACAAGCTGCGTATGCAGAACCTGAATTTCATTCTCTACAACCGCGCGCTCATCAATGAAAACAAATGGCGGGCATCCCGCTATGGTATTGATGGTAACCTGATCGACTTTGGAAAGGAAATGGAAGTCAACACACGGTCACTCATATACGAATTGCTCGATTTTATTGACGACGTAGTCGATGACCTTGGTAGCCGTGACGTCATCAATGCCACTGCCCGCATCCTCGCAAACGGTACCGGCGCCGACAGACAGCTGAAAATATTTGAGGAAACCAACGACCTGGTGGCCGTTACAGACTACATACATGGCCAGTTTCTGAAGAACTTCTGA
- a CDS encoding tail fiber protein — MKNVRLFASCIVLCWFFSLKSYAQTEVPWKFLGVTQEMSSPYNFYYYKIAEVKGLNDRYSSLIEVSVQGDPNYFEIPGTFLIRIEKWDNSPNRFDGAEIRCTSGSPAAATFYVFNNALWFKSNYKWGGIYYKAVHFGNDPLPGGTFGQTTAEPAGALTTTSNFGLKCDFDNNRFFKLPFTDVTGNTFNSEGLVLGAPVKQGMVAINATNKPGNDFVYITKDVTSANTDFYSNYKGLTDIQNGVFAYGVRPTTKSWDLFEKGYNADWTNLFHVNADGNIGIGTINPQSKLAVKGTIQATKVRVTTAADAWPDYVFSKNYVLPSLQEVENYISEHQHLPGMPSAAEVAQNGHDLGEVNQKLLQKVEELTLYIIDLQKRMQQLEQKK; from the coding sequence ATGAAAAATGTTCGATTGTTTGCCAGCTGTATTGTACTGTGCTGGTTTTTTTCGCTGAAATCGTATGCCCAGACAGAAGTGCCCTGGAAATTTCTGGGAGTAACACAGGAAATGAGTTCCCCGTATAATTTTTACTATTATAAAATTGCGGAAGTGAAAGGACTTAATGACCGGTATTCCTCCCTGATAGAAGTTTCTGTTCAGGGCGATCCAAATTATTTTGAAATACCGGGGACCTTTCTGATACGAATTGAGAAATGGGATAATTCACCCAATAGGTTTGATGGAGCGGAAATACGCTGTACATCAGGGAGTCCTGCAGCGGCGACTTTTTATGTATTCAATAATGCGCTGTGGTTTAAATCCAATTACAAATGGGGAGGTATCTATTATAAAGCCGTTCATTTTGGAAATGATCCTTTGCCAGGAGGCACTTTCGGACAGACTACTGCGGAACCGGCAGGAGCATTGACGACCACCAGTAATTTTGGTTTAAAATGTGATTTTGATAACAACCGTTTTTTTAAGTTGCCCTTTACAGACGTTACAGGCAACACTTTTAACAGTGAAGGCCTTGTATTGGGTGCACCTGTAAAACAGGGAATGGTGGCTATCAATGCAACAAATAAGCCGGGGAACGATTTTGTGTATATCACCAAGGATGTTACCTCTGCCAACACGGATTTTTATTCCAATTATAAAGGGCTAACAGATATACAAAATGGCGTATTTGCTTATGGCGTGCGCCCCACAACAAAATCCTGGGATCTCTTTGAAAAAGGATATAATGCAGATTGGACCAATCTGTTCCATGTCAATGCCGATGGTAATATCGGTATTGGTACTATCAACCCGCAAAGCAAACTGGCGGTGAAAGGCACAATCCAGGCAACCAAAGTAAGGGTTACTACTGCCGCAGATGCCTGGCCTGACTACGTTTTTAGCAAAAATTATGTATTGCCTTCCTTGCAGGAAGTAGAAAATTATATCAGTGAGCATCAGCATCTACCTGGAATGCCTTCCGCTGCAGAAGTGGCTCAAAATGGCCATGATCTGGGAGAAGTCAACCAGAAACTATTGCAAAAAGTGGAAGAGCTGACCCTCTACATTATCGATCTTCAGAAGCGGATGCAGCAACTGGAGCAGAAAAAATAA
- a CDS encoding trypsin-like peptidase domain-containing protein, producing MKFKQIVTTVLISAVTAAAAIFVYGKYFEGRQPGIFQNGSNDIPVNYARYMPGTETKNNAAPPSDFVTSARVSVPGVVHIKTKINPRQVTNGLQRQRSILQDLFGDDFFGDEFNGGGGGRRYYIPGQMASGSGVLISDDGYIVTNNHVIADADEITVSLSNENKTFKAKLIGADPSTDLAIIKIPGRNMPYLLYGNSDNVEIGQWVLAVGYPLNLDATVTAGIVSAKSRSIGINKSGGRINNSIESFIQTDAAVNQGNSGGALVNTAGELIGINSAIASPTGSYAGYSYAIPVNLVKKVVNDIMKYGSVQRAYLGVKYASPSAIASMSDDQLREIGVRRDVNGVQITEVMDNSSAASAGLRQGDVITKINGVGINGSSQMSEQVARYKPGDKISLTYLRGDKEFTANNITLKNLQGTTDVVRITNLDKLGADLSDLSKDEAASIGVKGGIKVNDINTGILKKQTSMVPGFVILKAGNTPVTSVNALSAVLEKEKNIQLVGFYPQRGGNIYYYNINTGGKGAEDL from the coding sequence ATGAAATTCAAGCAAATTGTTACGACAGTGTTGATCAGTGCTGTAACTGCCGCTGCAGCCATATTTGTGTATGGCAAATACTTCGAAGGCAGGCAACCGGGCATTTTTCAGAACGGCTCCAACGACATCCCTGTAAATTACGCGAGGTACATGCCTGGCACAGAAACCAAAAACAACGCTGCTCCCCCGTCCGACTTTGTTACTTCAGCCAGGGTTTCGGTTCCTGGCGTAGTTCATATCAAAACAAAGATCAATCCCCGTCAGGTTACCAATGGACTGCAGCGTCAGCGCAGCATCCTGCAGGACCTCTTCGGCGACGACTTCTTCGGCGACGAATTTAACGGAGGCGGAGGTGGCCGTCGTTATTACATTCCCGGCCAGATGGCTTCCGGTTCCGGTGTACTGATCTCTGATGATGGTTATATCGTTACCAACAACCACGTGATCGCCGATGCCGACGAGATCACTGTTTCCCTCAGCAATGAAAATAAAACCTTCAAGGCTAAACTGATTGGTGCAGACCCCAGCACAGACCTCGCCATTATCAAAATCCCCGGCCGGAACATGCCCTATCTCCTGTATGGCAACTCCGACAATGTGGAAATCGGTCAATGGGTACTGGCGGTAGGATACCCGCTTAACCTCGATGCTACCGTTACCGCCGGTATCGTAAGTGCCAAATCCAGGTCTATCGGTATCAATAAAAGCGGTGGCAGAATCAATAACTCTATTGAATCTTTCATTCAAACCGATGCTGCCGTAAACCAGGGTAACAGTGGTGGTGCGCTGGTAAATACTGCGGGTGAACTGATCGGCATCAACTCCGCCATCGCCTCCCCTACCGGTTCCTACGCAGGTTATTCCTACGCTATCCCGGTTAACCTGGTGAAAAAAGTGGTGAACGATATCATGAAATATGGTAGTGTGCAAAGGGCTTACCTCGGCGTCAAATATGCCTCCCCTTCCGCCATCGCTTCTATGAGTGATGACCAGCTACGGGAAATCGGCGTGAGAAGGGACGTGAACGGCGTACAGATCACCGAAGTAATGGACAACAGCTCCGCAGCTTCAGCTGGCCTCCGCCAGGGCGATGTGATTACTAAAATCAACGGTGTAGGCATCAACGGTTCTTCCCAGATGAGCGAACAGGTTGCCCGCTACAAACCAGGCGATAAAATCAGCCTCACCTATCTGCGCGGTGATAAGGAGTTTACGGCCAACAACATCACGCTCAAAAACCTTCAGGGCACCACAGACGTGGTAAGAATTACCAATCTGGACAAACTCGGCGCCGATCTGTCTGATCTTAGCAAAGATGAAGCAGCCAGCATTGGCGTAAAAGGCGGGATTAAAGTAAATGATATCAATACCGGTATCCTGAAAAAACAGACCAGCATGGTACCCGGCTTCGTGATCCTTAAAGCCGGCAATACCCCGGTTACTTCCGTGAATGCGCTGAGCGCCGTTCTGGAAAAGGAAAAGAATATACAGTTGGTAGGTTTCTACCCTCAAAGAGGCGGTAATATCTACTACTACAATATTAATACTGGTGGTAAAGGAGCCGAAGATCTCTGA